The Parvibaculaceae bacterium PLY_AMNH_Bact1 genome window below encodes:
- a CDS encoding septum formation initiator family protein (Derived by automated computational analysis using gene prediction method: Protein Homology.) yields MERFGLVSTHEPLRLRLLVLPILCGLLLTYFVVNAVKGDQGLRAWSALSVEIETLRGNLDVVSADRARLEHQVALLRPESLDPDLLDERARAYLGISRPDELTIYRDPK; encoded by the coding sequence ATGGAACGTTTTGGTCTCGTCTCAACTCATGAACCTCTCCGGCTTCGGCTTTTGGTATTGCCGATCCTGTGTGGGCTGTTGTTGACCTACTTTGTCGTGAATGCGGTGAAGGGGGATCAGGGATTGCGCGCTTGGTCTGCTCTGTCTGTTGAAATCGAGACACTGCGTGGGAACCTGGATGTTGTGAGTGCCGACCGTGCCCGTCTGGAGCATCAGGTCGCGCTCCTGCGTCCTGAAAGCCTGGACCCGGACCTGCTTGATGAGCGCGCCCGCGCCTATTTGGGCATCTCTCGACCGGACGAATTGACGATTTATCGTGATCCGAAGTGA
- the pdhA gene encoding pyruvate dehydrogenase (acetyl-transferring) E1 component subunit alpha (Derived by automated computational analysis using gene prediction method: Protein Homology. GO_component: GO:0045250 - cytosolic pyruvate dehydrogenase complex [Evidence IEA]; GO_function: GO:0004739 - pyruvate dehydrogenase (acetyl-transferring) activity [Evidence IEA]; GO_process: GO:0006086 - acetyl-CoA biosynthetic process from pyruvate [Evidence IEA]), translating to MATKKAAPKKTATKTSASRKKAPRKQPDVPAFTSDEDLEAYKMMLTIRRFEEKAGQMYGMGLIGGFCHLYIGQEAVVVGVQMASVEGDQMITGYRDHGHMLAMGLDPKGVMAELTGREGGLSRGKGGSMHMFSADKHFYGGHGIVGAQVALGTGLAFANRYRDNGNVAFAYFGDGAANQGQVYESFNMAELWELPVVYVIENNQYAMGTAISRASAQTDLSKRGVSFNIPGEQVNGMDVRAVKDAAARAAAFCRSGKGPFILEMNTYRYRGHSMSDPAKYRAREEVNRMREEHDPIEQVKARLLKSKKIDEAGLKDIDADVRAVVTEAANFAQESPEPDPSELWTDITEEVPA from the coding sequence ATGGCGACCAAAAAGGCAGCCCCCAAAAAGACGGCAACCAAGACGTCTGCAAGTCGAAAGAAAGCCCCTCGGAAACAGCCGGACGTTCCAGCCTTCACAAGCGATGAAGATCTGGAAGCCTACAAGATGATGCTCACCATCCGCCGCTTTGAAGAGAAGGCAGGGCAGATGTATGGCATGGGGCTCATTGGAGGGTTCTGCCATTTGTACATCGGTCAGGAAGCGGTGGTCGTCGGCGTGCAAATGGCCTCTGTTGAAGGCGATCAGATGATCACCGGATATCGGGATCACGGCCATATGCTCGCAATGGGCCTCGACCCCAAAGGGGTGATGGCGGAGCTGACCGGCCGTGAAGGCGGGCTGTCTCGCGGCAAGGGCGGCTCCATGCATATGTTCTCCGCCGATAAGCATTTTTACGGTGGTCACGGCATTGTTGGCGCTCAGGTTGCTCTGGGCACGGGGCTCGCATTCGCCAATCGCTATCGGGACAATGGAAATGTTGCGTTCGCATATTTCGGCGACGGCGCCGCAAACCAGGGCCAGGTGTATGAGAGCTTCAACATGGCAGAGCTCTGGGAGCTTCCGGTCGTCTATGTGATCGAGAACAACCAGTACGCGATGGGCACAGCCATCAGCCGGGCGTCAGCGCAAACAGATCTTTCCAAACGGGGTGTGAGTTTCAACATTCCAGGTGAACAGGTGAACGGTATGGATGTGCGCGCGGTGAAAGATGCCGCGGCGCGGGCTGCTGCGTTTTGCCGATCTGGTAAAGGACCTTTCATTCTCGAGATGAATACATACCGATATCGTGGACACTCAATGTCTGACCCGGCGAAATATCGCGCGCGAGAGGAAGTAAACCGCATGCGCGAAGAGCATGATCCAATTGAGCAGGTTAAAGCGCGGTTGTTGAAATCGAAGAAGATCGACGAAGCGGGCCTAAAGGATATTGACGCAGACGTTCGAGCCGTTGTCACGGAAGCGGCCAATTTTGCTCAGGAAAGCCCGGAGCCGGATCCATCTGAGCTTTGGACCGACATTACTGAAGAGGTGCCGGCATGA
- a CDS encoding pyruvate dehydrogenase complex E1 component subunit beta (Derived by automated computational analysis using gene prediction method: Protein Homology. GO_function: GO:0004739 - pyruvate dehydrogenase (acetyl-transferring) activity [Evidence IEA]; GO_process: GO:0006086 - acetyl-CoA biosynthetic process from pyruvate [Evidence IEA]), with product MSIEILMPALSPTMEEGTLAKWMVKEGDEVRSGDVIAEIETDKATMELEAIDEGRIGKLIVAEGTENVPVNDLIAVLLLDGEEAVEIENAPPAAKAEKPAAPPVEASVDAAVEAVAPQTAVVASDPEIPDGTEMQSTTVREALRDAMAEEMRGDENVFVMGEEVAEYQGAYKVTQGLLDEFGPRRVVDTPITEHGFAGLASGAAMVGLKPIVEFMTFNFAMQAIDHIINSAAKTRYMSGGQMTCPIVFRGPNGPAARVGAQHSQDYSSWYAQVPGLKVVAPYSAADAKGLLKAAIRDPNPVVFLENEILYGRSFDVPETDDWVVPIGKAKVLREGTDVTIVSFSMGLTYALDAADKLAEEGIKAEVIDLRSLRPLDTDTVIASVQKTNRLVVVEETWPICGIGSEIAAQVQEKAFDYLDAPILRVSGKDVPMPYAANLEKLALPSAPEVVAAVNSVMYR from the coding sequence ATGAGCATCGAAATTCTAATGCCCGCCCTTTCGCCGACCATGGAAGAAGGCACGCTCGCCAAATGGATGGTGAAAGAAGGAGATGAAGTCCGTTCCGGCGATGTGATTGCGGAGATCGAGACCGACAAAGCGACCATGGAGCTTGAGGCGATTGATGAAGGCCGCATCGGTAAGTTGATTGTGGCCGAAGGCACGGAAAATGTGCCGGTCAATGATTTGATTGCGGTCCTGCTGCTCGACGGTGAGGAAGCTGTTGAGATTGAAAACGCACCACCGGCTGCGAAAGCAGAAAAGCCAGCTGCGCCGCCTGTAGAGGCTTCTGTAGATGCCGCCGTTGAGGCCGTTGCGCCTCAGACAGCGGTTGTCGCCTCTGACCCTGAAATCCCTGACGGTACAGAGATGCAGTCCACGACGGTGCGTGAGGCATTACGTGATGCCATGGCAGAGGAAATGCGTGGCGACGAGAATGTCTTTGTGATGGGCGAGGAGGTTGCCGAATATCAGGGCGCCTACAAAGTCACTCAAGGCTTGCTGGATGAATTTGGGCCGCGTCGTGTTGTCGATACGCCGATTACAGAGCATGGCTTTGCAGGTCTTGCGTCGGGCGCCGCCATGGTGGGCTTGAAGCCCATCGTTGAGTTCATGACGTTTAACTTTGCAATGCAGGCGATTGACCACATCATCAATTCTGCAGCCAAAACGCGCTACATGTCGGGCGGGCAAATGACATGCCCAATTGTTTTCCGTGGACCCAATGGTCCGGCAGCGCGTGTCGGTGCGCAGCACAGCCAGGACTATTCCTCATGGTATGCGCAGGTCCCTGGTTTGAAAGTGGTTGCGCCATATTCAGCTGCAGACGCGAAAGGGCTTTTGAAGGCGGCGATCCGCGATCCAAACCCTGTCGTCTTTCTTGAAAACGAGATCCTTTATGGTCGCTCTTTCGATGTGCCGGAAACGGATGATTGGGTCGTGCCGATAGGCAAGGCCAAAGTGCTGCGGGAGGGAACGGATGTCACAATCGTGTCCTTCAGCATGGGACTTACTTATGCGCTCGACGCAGCCGATAAGCTCGCTGAAGAAGGCATTAAAGCTGAGGTGATCGACTTACGGTCTTTGCGTCCGTTAGACACAGACACCGTCATCGCTTCGGTGCAGAAAACAAACCGTCTTGTTGTAGTGGAAGAAACTTGGCCCATCTGTGGCATTGGGTCGGAAATTGCGGCGCAGGTTCAGGAGAAGGCATTTGATTATCTTGATGCCCCCATCCTTCGTGTTTCTGGCAAGGACGTGCCAATGCCATATGCCGCGAACCTTGAAAAGCTAGCACTGCCGAGTGCACCGGAAGTTGTCGCAGCCGTAAACTCAGTCATGTATCGCTAG
- a CDS encoding pyruvate dehydrogenase complex dihydrolipoamide acetyltransferase (Derived by automated computational analysis using gene prediction method: Protein Homology. GO_component: GO:0045254 - pyruvate dehydrogenase complex [Evidence IEA]; GO_function: GO:0004738 - pyruvate dehydrogenase activity [Evidence IEA]; GO_function: GO:0004742 - dihydrolipoyllysine-residue acetyltransferase activity [Evidence IEA]; GO_process: GO:0006086 - acetyl-CoA biosynthetic process from pyruvate [Evidence IEA]): protein MPIPILMPALSPTMEEGTLAKWLVKEGDEVRSGDLIAEIETDKATMEVEAVDEGTVGKLLVAEGTEGVPVNETIAVILEEGEDASAAENVRAPTPAPTAPTEAAAEAEPEKAAVPMTEKAEPADGRIFASPLAKRIAKDKGIDLTAVTGSGPRGRIVKADIEAAPKTPARASGKAQAPISSVDARAFYEAGTYDEIPLNSMRKTIARRLTQSKQEIPHYYLTIDCVLDELLKVRKHLNTEGADAGVKLSVNDFVVRAAALALKKVPEANVSFADDALLQHHHSDVGIAVALEGGLITPIIRRADEKGLAEISAEAKELAARARDKKLSPAEFEGGSFSVSNLGMFGVKNFTAVINPPQAAIMAVGTGEPRPIIVDDEVKAATVMTVTLSCDHRAIDGALGAQLLAAFKSYIEYPPSMLL from the coding sequence ATGCCAATACCAATTCTCATGCCTGCCCTGTCTCCGACTATGGAAGAGGGCACATTGGCCAAATGGCTGGTGAAAGAAGGCGACGAGGTGCGCTCCGGTGACCTTATTGCTGAGATTGAAACTGACAAGGCGACCATGGAAGTGGAAGCCGTTGACGAAGGAACGGTGGGCAAGCTCCTCGTTGCAGAAGGCACAGAGGGTGTGCCGGTCAACGAGACCATCGCCGTAATCCTGGAAGAAGGAGAAGATGCCAGCGCTGCTGAGAATGTGAGGGCACCCACACCAGCACCCACGGCCCCAACTGAGGCTGCTGCGGAGGCTGAGCCTGAGAAGGCTGCAGTGCCAATGACAGAGAAAGCAGAGCCTGCTGATGGTCGCATTTTCGCAAGTCCTTTGGCCAAGCGAATTGCAAAAGACAAAGGTATTGATCTTACGGCTGTCACCGGCAGTGGGCCACGCGGCCGGATTGTGAAAGCCGATATTGAGGCCGCACCCAAAACACCCGCGCGGGCGTCTGGAAAAGCGCAAGCACCTATATCTTCAGTTGATGCGCGTGCCTTCTATGAAGCGGGTACCTATGACGAAATCCCGCTTAACTCGATGCGTAAAACCATTGCGCGTCGCCTCACGCAATCAAAGCAGGAAATTCCACACTATTACCTCACTATCGATTGTGTTTTGGATGAACTGCTGAAAGTCCGCAAACATCTGAACACTGAAGGCGCAGATGCAGGTGTAAAACTCTCTGTGAATGATTTTGTCGTTCGTGCAGCTGCGCTGGCTCTGAAGAAGGTACCTGAGGCCAATGTGAGTTTTGCTGACGACGCACTGCTCCAGCACCATCATTCTGACGTGGGTATTGCAGTGGCGCTCGAAGGCGGCTTGATCACACCGATCATTCGCAGAGCTGACGAGAAGGGGCTTGCTGAAATTTCCGCCGAGGCAAAAGAACTGGCAGCGCGGGCGAGAGATAAGAAGCTTTCTCCGGCTGAGTTCGAAGGCGGCAGTTTTTCGGTTTCGAACCTCGGCATGTTTGGCGTCAAGAACTTCACGGCGGTGATCAATCCGCCGCAAGCCGCCATCATGGCCGTGGGGACTGGCGAGCCGCGTCCCATCATTGTGGACGACGAAGTGAAAGCAGCGACGGTGATGACTGTGACGCTTTCCTGTGATCACAGGGCGATCGATGGAGCGCTGGGTGCGCAGCTTCTCGCCGCCTTCAAGTCCTACATCGAATATCCACCCTCAATGTTGCTGTGA
- the lpdA gene encoding dihydrolipoyl dehydrogenase (Derived by automated computational analysis using gene prediction method: Protein Homology. GO_function: GO:0004148 - dihydrolipoyl dehydrogenase activity [Evidence IEA]; GO_process: GO:0006096 - glycolytic process [Evidence IEA]; GO_process: GO:0045454 - cell redox homeostasis [Evidence IEA]; GO_process: GO:0051068 - dihydrolipoamide metabolic process [Evidence IEA]): protein MAEKTYDVVVVGSGPGGYVAAIRASQLGLKSAVVERSEIGGICLNWGCIPTKALLRSAEIYHNMERAEEFGLKVEGLSFDGTKIVERSRAVAGQLSQGVQFLLKKNKVDVIVGAGSLAGKGKLKVETDGKTSEITAKNIILATGARARTLPGLEPDGDTVWSYREAMVPKSIPKSVLVIGSGAIGIEFASFYKTFGADVTVVELLDRVLPVEDEEISAFAAKAFKKQGMNLLTGAKVTDLKKSKSGVTATIDIGGKTETLKAEKVISAVGITGNIEDIGLEKAGVKTDRGHVTVNEWCETGVPNVYAIGDLVGPPWLAHKASHEGVMVAERIAGVEGAHPMDTSKIPGCTYCHPQVASVGLTEAAAKDAGHEVKVGRFPFIGNGKAIALGEAEGLIKTVFDAKTGELLGAHMVGAEVTELIQGYTIARQLETTEADLMATVFPHPTLSEMMHESVLDAFGRALHI, encoded by the coding sequence ATGGCTGAAAAAACATATGACGTTGTTGTTGTTGGCTCCGGGCCTGGCGGTTATGTGGCGGCAATCCGTGCATCACAACTTGGACTTAAATCAGCAGTGGTGGAACGCTCGGAGATTGGCGGGATCTGCCTCAACTGGGGCTGCATCCCAACAAAGGCTCTCCTTAGATCCGCTGAGATCTATCACAACATGGAGCGCGCAGAAGAGTTCGGCTTGAAAGTGGAAGGCCTCTCTTTTGACGGGACGAAGATTGTCGAACGCTCTCGCGCCGTCGCGGGACAGCTGTCGCAAGGTGTTCAGTTCTTGCTCAAGAAAAACAAGGTCGATGTCATCGTCGGCGCCGGAAGCTTAGCCGGAAAGGGCAAGCTGAAAGTCGAGACCGACGGCAAGACAAGTGAAATTACTGCGAAGAACATCATTCTGGCGACCGGCGCGCGGGCACGGACCTTGCCGGGTCTCGAACCGGATGGCGACACTGTTTGGTCTTACCGCGAAGCCATGGTGCCAAAATCCATTCCAAAGTCGGTTCTCGTAATCGGCTCCGGTGCCATAGGGATCGAGTTTGCGAGTTTCTATAAAACCTTCGGAGCCGACGTCACAGTGGTGGAACTGCTGGACCGTGTTCTTCCGGTGGAAGACGAAGAGATTTCAGCCTTCGCAGCAAAGGCTTTCAAGAAGCAGGGCATGAACCTGCTGACAGGGGCGAAGGTCACGGACCTTAAAAAATCAAAGTCGGGTGTGACCGCGACTATCGATATTGGTGGAAAGACCGAGACCCTAAAAGCCGAAAAGGTGATCTCTGCGGTCGGCATAACCGGCAACATTGAAGACATTGGCCTGGAAAAAGCCGGCGTGAAGACGGACCGTGGTCACGTCACAGTGAATGAATGGTGTGAAACCGGCGTGCCGAACGTTTATGCGATCGGTGATCTGGTTGGGCCTCCTTGGCTCGCCCACAAGGCAAGCCATGAAGGCGTCATGGTCGCAGAGCGAATCGCGGGCGTCGAAGGCGCGCATCCCATGGACACGAGCAAAATCCCAGGCTGCACCTATTGTCACCCGCAGGTTGCGAGTGTCGGCCTGACTGAGGCCGCGGCAAAAGACGCTGGACATGAGGTGAAGGTCGGGCGTTTTCCCTTCATCGGAAATGGCAAGGCCATTGCGCTGGGCGAGGCAGAGGGGCTGATTAAGACGGTTTTTGATGCCAAAACCGGTGAATTGTTGGGTGCCCATATGGTGGGCGCAGAAGTCACGGAGCTGATACAGGGTTACACAATAGCCCGCCAGCTGGAGACCACCGAAGCAGATTTGATGGCAACGGTATTCCCTCATCCGACATTGAGTGAAATGATGCATGAATCCGTGCTAGACGCTTTCGGGCGTGCTTTGCACATCTGA
- a CDS encoding TerC family protein (Derived by automated computational analysis using gene prediction method: Protein Homology.), whose protein sequence is MTALLTDPQVWASLLTLTLLEVVLGIDNLIFLTILASRAPEHQRDAVRRWGLAGALLTRLVLLFSIAWVASLVQPVFSAFDMDFSWRDMVLFFGGLFLLAKGTTEIHHTVEGEDHEPSARSMGFAMAIAQIAVLDIVFSLDSVITAVGIAEHVEVMVVAIVIAMAVMLFAAGPVGGFVERHPTVKMLALAFLILVGASLIADGLHFHIPRGYIYFAIAFSISVEGLNLWASARRRRKREAEATAAH, encoded by the coding sequence ATGACTGCACTTCTGACCGATCCCCAAGTGTGGGCAAGCCTGCTTACGCTCACCTTGCTCGAGGTTGTGCTCGGCATCGACAATCTCATTTTCCTGACGATCCTTGCGTCCCGCGCGCCAGAACACCAACGTGACGCAGTGCGTCGCTGGGGGCTTGCTGGAGCACTGCTTACGCGGCTTGTCTTGCTGTTTTCCATTGCCTGGGTAGCGAGCCTCGTGCAGCCGGTCTTCAGTGCCTTCGATATGGATTTTTCCTGGCGGGACATGGTGTTGTTTTTCGGTGGTCTATTTCTGCTGGCAAAAGGCACAACGGAAATTCATCACACAGTCGAAGGCGAAGACCACGAACCCAGTGCGCGGTCGATGGGCTTTGCTATGGCAATTGCTCAGATTGCTGTCCTGGACATCGTGTTTTCCCTGGACAGTGTCATCACGGCTGTCGGCATTGCAGAGCATGTTGAGGTAATGGTGGTCGCTATCGTCATTGCCATGGCTGTGATGTTGTTTGCAGCCGGGCCGGTTGGCGGTTTCGTGGAGCGACATCCGACCGTCAAAATGTTAGCACTTGCTTTCCTGATCTTGGTCGGTGCGTCGCTCATTGCCGATGGCCTCCATTTCCATATTCCCCGTGGCTACATCTATTTCGCCATCGCGTTCTCAATCTCTGTTGAGGGACTCAATCTTTGGGCGTCCGCACGGAGAAGACGCAAGCGCGAAGCTGAGGCAACAGCTGCGCACTAA
- a CDS encoding sulfatase (Derived by automated computational analysis using gene prediction method: Protein Homology.), with protein MSEDQEQPVSTGSKNAVVILLDSLNRHMLGAYGGEEFHTPNLDRIGARSTRFTNHYVGSLPCMPARHDILCGAWDFLWRPWGSIELWEDAITYELSKAGVTSQLISDHPHLFETGGENYHVDFSAWDYQRGHEGDLWKTKPDPSWAGAPNFGRDHMPYDDSRGYFKGEADFPGPRTMQAAATWLEDNAGHHDRFFLFVDEFDPHEPFDTPEPYASMYDPDWEGAHMIWPPYMKGALAKGVLTERQAQQIRACYGAKLTMIDHWLGKVLDVMDAKGLWDDTVFILCTDHGHYLGEKDLWGKPGVPIYQTLGHIPLMVSAPGVAPGTCDALTTSVDLFATLAAFFGIEDKIRQRTHGRSLLPLLDGSQPSVRDWLLAGVWGREVHLIDGSHKYARGAGGTNRPISMFSNRWSTMPTHFLRREDELPLPDDRAALDRMPGSTVPVIRQPWGENDRLPYWAPPILGPNLLFDLENDPLEENDLSGSPLAGEYADRLHAALREVDAPDDQFVRLGYT; from the coding sequence ATGTCGGAAGACCAGGAACAGCCTGTTTCAACAGGGTCAAAGAACGCCGTCGTCATCCTACTCGATAGTCTGAACAGGCATATGCTGGGCGCTTATGGCGGCGAGGAATTCCACACCCCCAATCTGGATCGTATTGGTGCTAGGTCCACCAGGTTCACAAACCACTATGTTGGATCGCTTCCCTGTATGCCTGCGCGGCACGACATCTTGTGCGGCGCCTGGGACTTTCTCTGGCGACCGTGGGGCTCCATTGAGCTGTGGGAAGATGCCATCACCTATGAACTCTCAAAAGCAGGCGTCACATCGCAGCTGATCTCCGATCATCCGCACCTTTTCGAGACAGGTGGCGAAAACTATCATGTTGATTTTTCAGCCTGGGATTATCAGCGCGGTCATGAGGGCGATCTTTGGAAAACGAAGCCCGATCCCAGCTGGGCGGGGGCGCCGAACTTTGGCCGAGATCACATGCCCTATGATGACAGCAGGGGTTATTTCAAGGGCGAAGCGGATTTTCCAGGACCACGCACCATGCAGGCGGCCGCCACCTGGCTGGAGGACAATGCCGGGCATCATGATCGCTTCTTTCTGTTTGTAGATGAGTTTGATCCGCACGAACCCTTCGATACGCCCGAGCCCTATGCGTCCATGTATGACCCGGATTGGGAAGGTGCCCACATGATCTGGCCGCCCTACATGAAGGGCGCCTTAGCAAAAGGTGTGCTCACAGAACGACAGGCACAACAGATCAGAGCATGCTACGGCGCCAAACTCACCATGATTGATCATTGGCTGGGAAAAGTACTCGACGTCATGGATGCCAAGGGCCTTTGGGACGACACGGTCTTTATTCTCTGTACCGATCACGGACATTACCTGGGGGAGAAAGACCTGTGGGGGAAACCCGGCGTACCGATCTACCAGACGCTCGGACACATCCCATTGATGGTTTCAGCACCCGGTGTAGCTCCCGGCACTTGCGATGCGCTGACCACCAGCGTGGACCTGTTTGCCACCCTGGCAGCCTTCTTCGGTATTGAAGACAAAATCCGACAACGCACCCATGGTCGCTCCCTCCTGCCGCTTCTGGATGGCAGCCAACCCTCCGTGCGTGATTGGCTCCTCGCCGGTGTGTGGGGCAGGGAGGTGCATCTGATTGATGGCAGCCATAAATATGCGCGTGGTGCTGGTGGGACCAATCGTCCCATCTCCATGTTCTCAAACCGCTGGTCGACCATGCCCACCCACTTCCTCCGCAGGGAGGATGAGTTGCCACTGCCCGACGACAGGGCCGCTTTGGATCGGATGCCCGGCAGCACCGTGCCTGTGATCCGCCAGCCCTGGGGTGAAAATGACCGTCTGCCTTATTGGGCACCTCCAATACTTGGGCCCAATCTGCTGTTTGATCTTGAGAATGACCCGTTGGAAGAAAACGATCTGTCAGGCTCCCCGCTCGCAGGCGAATATGCGGATAGGCTTCACGCCGCCTTGAGAGAGGTTGATGCGCCCGATGACCAATTTGTGCGGCTGGGATACACCTGA